The segment GGCATGGGGTCACTCGGCAAGGGCTTCGCCGACGTGTTCTCCGCCTTCAAGAAGGGCATCCAGGAGCACGTCGAGGACGGCGACGCCAACACGCACTACGACCTGGCGATCGCCTACAAGGAGATGGGGCTCAACGAGGACGCGGTGCGCGAGCTCGAGACCGTGCTGAAGACCGGCGCGCGCTCGATCGAAGCGCTGTCTCTCATGGCCACGTGCAAGCTCTCACTCGGGCTCGCCGAAGAGGCAGCCGCGCACCTCGAGGACGCGCTGGAGCGCGCGGGTGACTCCGACGACTCGGCGGTGGCGCTGCGCTACGACCTGGCGGAGGCGCTGCTGGCGGCGGGCCGCGAAGCCGAGGCGCTCGAGGCGTTCCAGAAGGTCGCCGCGACGGACCCGGAGTTCCGCGACGTGGCAGAGCGCATTTCGAGGTTCAGTTAGTCGCGCGGCGGGCCGCGCGAAGGGGCAACGATGGAGCATCTCGAGTTCTTCGAACTACCGTCGGATCCGTTCCAGAACGACGCCGACGCGCGTTTCTACTACGAGAGCGCGCCGCAGAAGCGCGCGCGCCTGCGCCTGCTGCGCGGCATCCACCAGCGCAAGGGCCTCGCGGTGCTCGAAGGCGGCCCCGGCCTGGGCAAGACCACGCTCGCTCACGTGGTGCTGCGCGCGCTCGAGGAGAAGGACTACGCGGCACACTATCTGTCGATCCCGCACGAGTCGTGCGCGTCGGGCTGGCTCCTGCCCAACGTGGCGCGCGCGTTCGGCGTGCCGGTGCTCGCCGGCCAGGTGAGTCAGCTGGTCGACCAGATCCACGCCCAGCTCGTCGCCATCACCACCGCCCGGCGCATGCCGGTGCTCTTGATCGACGAGGCGCAGCTGTTCCGCAACCGCGAGGCGATGGAGGAGTTTCGCGGGCTCCTGAACCTGAGTCACGAGGGCAGGAAGCTGATCTCGCTGGTGCTGTTCGGCCTGCCGGAGCTGGGTGAGCTGCTCAAGCTCGATCCGCCGCTCGCGCAGCGCGTCGAGGTGCGGGTCGAGATGAGCGCGATGGACTGGCTCGAGTCACAGGCCTACGTGTCGCACCGGCTGCGGCTCGCCGGCGCGGCCAAGCCGGTGTTCAGCCCCGACGCGCTCGAGGCGCTGTTCCGCTGGTCGGGCGGCGTGCCGCGCGTGCTGAACACGCTGGCCGACAACGCGATCTTCGAGGGCTTCCTCACCGAGACCCGCCCGGTCGACAGCCACCTGGTGCAGACCGCGGCCCAGGCGCTCGGCCTCTTGCGGGTGCCGTCGGACTCGCTGCCGAACATCCCGCCGCCGGCGCCCGCCGCGCCCGACCTCCTGTCCGTGACCGAGGTGGCCATGCCGACGGACGCGCGGAAGGCCGAGCCCGAGCTGCCCAAGCCGGCGCGCCAGACCATGCCCGTGGCGAAGCCGAGCCCCGCGCCCGCGCCGGCCGTCTCGCCCGCGGCCCGCGGCCCCAAGATCGAGCTGCCGGCCGACGATGAGCCCGAGCTCGCCGCCGCGGCCGACCGCGAGGACGACGGGGCCCCCGACTGGCTCGAGCCGCTCTCTCCGATGCCCCAGGACACCCCGCCCGATCCGACAGCGAAGAGTGTCGAGCTCGAGGAGGAGCCCGCGCTCGACCTGTCGGCCGAGGAGGCCGAGCCCGAGCTCATGGACCTGGAGGAGGTCGTCGCGGAAGACACCACGCCGCCGACCCCCGCGCGCCCCACGCGAGTCACTTCCACCCCCGCGCTGAGCTCGCCGCTCGACGCCGAGGTCGAGGCCGAGCTCGACCTCACCAGTGACGACGACGAGCCTCAGCTCGGCGTCGACTCCGACGACGACGGCGACGTGAGCCTCCGGTCACTCATGCGCGAGGATTCGAGCGACGGCGAGGAGGAGGCGGTCCTGGCCGAGCTCGGCCCCGCCAGCGCCGAGCCCGAGGACCTCGCCCCCGTGCGCCGCACCACGCCGCAGGCCAAGCCCTCGCCGCTGCGCCCGACTCCGGCCAAGGCGGTCGCAGCCCGGCCCGCGCCGGCGAAGCCGACCCCGGCCAAGCCCGCGCCCGCCAAAGTCACTCCGCCCAGGTCGCGCAATGCCGAGGACGAGTTCGACCTCAGCGGTCTGGTGGACGAGGACGAGCCCTCCCGCCCGCAGCCCGCGCTCGCCGCCCCGGCCAAGGACGACGACGACGACCTCGACGCGCTCTTCGACGAGATCCAGATCGGCGACAAGTAGCTCCCGTCCGGCTATCCTTCAGGCCACGCGGGAATAGCTCAGTTGGTAGAGCATCAGCTTCCCAAGCTGAGGGTCGCGAGTTCGAGCCTCGTTTCCCGCTCCACGATCCGCCGGTGCCATCTACACATGATTGTGTCGAGGCCTGCTGGGTTCGCCGTCTTCGGCCACGGGCGGCTCGGGCGCGCGCCGAGCGCCGCGAGCATTTCGCCGACCAGGACGCGGTGGTGCCACTCTTCTTCTTCGATCTCGCGGATGCGGCGGCGCTCCGCGGGGTCGCGCGACGACCTCCAGTGACCGCGATAGGCAAGTCCGGCCGCAAGCTCGCCGGAGTACGCGGCGCGCAGGATCGCCACGAGCGCTTGCACAATCCACAAGATGGGCGCTGTGCGGCGTCGCGACAAGTCAGCACGAATCCTCACGCTTTCATGAGCGAGGAGCCTTCTCCGCAAGCGCGCCTGCATGGTACAACCGCCGGGTTCCTTCGGAGGCTGCTTGAGGTTCGGTTCTGCGCTGGCGCTCGCGTTCGGGGTCTTGTGTGCGGCGGGGCTGGCGCGCGCGCAGACCTGCAACCTCCCCGCGCGCGTGCCTTTCGCCGGCCACAACTTCCCGCTCGACACGCCGCCGGTCAGCCAGCCGATGACTCCGGTGATCGCGTTCCCCAACCTGCCGCTCCTCAACCGGCCCGTGTACATCACCTACGCGCCGGACGGCTCGAACCGGCTGTTCGTGGTGGAGCAACCGGGCACGATCGAGGTGCTCCAGAACGACCCGAACGTGTCGAGCTTCCAGACCTTCCTGAACATCACCGACCGGGTGTACACGAACGACCAGGAGATGGGGCTGCTCGGGCTCGCATTCGACCCGCAGTTCGCGACGAATCACTACTTCTACGTGAATTACACGACTGTCGGCGCCGCGTGTCTCGACGGCGTGCGCTGCTCGAAGGTCTCGCGCTTCACCGTGCCCGCGGCCACGCCGAACGACGCCGACGAAACCAGCGAGCTCGAGATCATCGAGTACGCGCAGCCCTACGAGAATCACAAGGCCGGCATGATGGCGTTCGGGCGCGACGGCGATCTGTGGATCTCGACCGGCGACGGCGGCTCCGGCGGCGATCCGCAGGGCAACGCACAGAACGTGAGCTCACTGCTGGGAAAGATGCTGCGCATCGATCCACGCACGGACGCGTTCCCCGCGGATCCGCGCAAGTTCTACTCGATCCCGCCGGGCAATCCGTATTCGGCAGGCGGCGGCGGCGCTCCCGAGTGGTGGGCGCGCGGGCTGCGCAACCCGTGGCGCTGGTCGTTCGACCGGCTGACCGGAGACCTCGTGATCGGCGACGTCGGTCAGGACGCCTACGAGGAGGTCGACTATCTCACCGCGGCGCAGGTCGCGAGCCCGCCGGCCGGCGGATACAACTTCGGCTGGAACCAGTGCGAGGGCTTCCACGACTACGGGAACAACTCGTGCAGCTCGATCGTCTCGACCCCGCCGATCATCGAGTACGGCCACACCCAGGACGGTGGCTACAGCATCACGGGCGGCTTCGTGTACCGGGGCAACAGCCTGCCCGGCCTCTACGGCGCCTATCTCTACGCCGACTTCGTGAGTGAGCGCATCTGGAGCTGGAACGGGATCCTGCCCGCCGCGACCACGCAGGTCTCGAGCCTCAACTCACCCTCGTCGTGGGGCGAGGACCGCGACGGCGAGCTGTACATCACGCAGCTGTACCAGGGCCGCATCTGGAAGCTGACCTTCAACAGCACGCCGCCCGCGCCTTTTCCGAGCCTCTTGTCGCAGACGGGTCTGTTCGCGAACACCGCCTCACTCACTCCCGCGCCCGGGCTGGTCGAGTACGACGTGAACACGCCGCTCTGGTCGGATCGGGCGCTGAAGCGCCGCTGGGTGGCGCTGCCCGCCGGACAGAAGGTGCACTTCAAGGCCGACGGCTCGTTCGACTTCCCGGTCGGCACCGCGCTCGTGAAGCACTTCGAGCTGCCCGTCAGCCCGACCGCCACCCGCCGGCTGGAGACCCGGGTGTTTCTGCGCCAGGTCGACCGTTGGACCGGCTTCACCTACCGCTGGAGCGCCGACGGCAGCGACGCCACGCTGCTCTCCGACGGAGGGAACCAGATCTTCCCGGTCGATCCCAACGGCACGGGCACGACCACGGCCCAGCGCTGGCACTACCCGAGCCCCAGCGAGTGTCTCGTGTGTCACAGCGCGCCGGAGGGCCGGGTGCTCGGCCCGCGCGCCGTGCAGCTCAACCGGAGCTTCAGCTACTCCGGCATTTCCGACAACCAGATCCACGCCTGGAGCTGCCTGGGCATGTTCGACGTGCCGCCGCAGACCGCCTCGGCCTACGGCGCCTACGCGGCTCTGGGAGACACGACGCGCAGCGTGAACGCGCGGGCGCGCTCGTATCTCGCCTCGAACTGCGCGATCTGCCACCAGCCGGCCGGGCCCGCGCCGAGCTCCATGGACTTGCGCTCGCAGCTCACGCTCGCAGAGCTGAATGCCATCGGCGTGGCGCCGAGCGAGGGCGACCTGGGGCTGCCCAGCCCCCAGCGCATCAAGGTGGGCGTGCCCGAGCAGAGCGTGGTCTGGTATCGACAGCAGTCGGACGACCCCAACGTGCGCATGCCGAAGCTCAGCGCGATCCCCGACCCGAACGCGCTACCGCTGTTCGACGCCTGGATCCGCACCGGGCTCACCACGCTCGACTCCGACGACGACGGCGTGGTCGACTCCGCCGACAATTGCCCGCGCACGCCCAACCCGAGCCAGGACGACGGCGGAAGCTTCGGCAGCTCCTCGCCCGACGGCATCGGCGCCGCGTGTCAGTGCGGGGATACGAGCGGCGACGGCCGGGTCGACGCCGCCGACGGGCCGCTGATCCGCGCCGCGCTGGCCAAGCTCGGCGCGGCGCTCTCGGGCCCGGCGAACGCGCGCTGTGACTCGCCGAGCGACACCGGCGAGTGCACGATCGTTTCGTGGGCGCGCATCCAGAAGCGCCTGTCGGGCGCCGCAGGGGCGCACGACCAGAGCTGCCGCGCGGCGACGATCCGCCAGCCCTGAGTCAGTCGGTCAGGGGCGCCGGCGGCCACGGAGCGCGAGCAGGCTGCCCGCGAGCGTCAGCAGGGCGGCGGCCGCCGGCTCCGGGATCTGCCGCCCCGTCTCGTCGCCGTTGATCGTCAGCGTGGCCACGATGCTGGCCGAGCCCACGGTGAAGGTGAGTCCCGTGAGCGTGCCGTGGATCGAGCCCAGCGTGAGCACCGGCAACGACACCGAGCCCGTGCCGTCGAACGGCACCGGCGTGCCGGAGGGCAGGTGCACCGCGCCGCACGGCGTGCCGGTGCAGGTGATCGTGCCGAAGGCGTGGAAGTCGCCGGGCGCGTTGCCGAACGAGAGCTGAGTGCCGCTGAGCTCGCCGTCGACCGGGTCGAGCAGGTGCGCGCTCACGGGGCCGGTCAGGGTGAAAGGCTGGTTCAGGAAGCTCGAGCTCACGTCGAGGCCGGCGTCCATGTTCAGCACGTCGAGCGTGGCCGGGCCGTCCTGGATGTTGCCCTGCGAGTCACTCGTGTAGGTCACGCGGATCAGGCCGTCGATCGTGCCGGGAGGGATCGAGACCTGCACTGGGCTGGTGATGGCGAGCGACGAGTCGGTCTGGTCGCTGAAGGCGTAGTCGACGATCACCAGCGCCGAAGCGCGGCCGGCCAGCGCGAGCAGCGCCGCCGCCGAAAGGAGCCGCACGAGTGTCTTCATGCGACTCACTGTATCACGCTGACTGGGCGGACGACTAGCGATTTTGAAACTTCGCGAGTCGCTCTCTCATGTCGGGCCCGGCACCCGGGCTGGTCTTTCGCTCGTGGGCGAGCGCTTCGTCCAGACCGAGCGACTGGCCGTCACGAATCAGTCGCTTTTCGGTCATGAGAGTGAACCATGAGTTGCCTGCAATCTGGCGCGCGAGCCCGAGCGCCCGTGACTCGAGCTCCGCATCGGGAACGCAGGCGTTCGCGAGCCCGAGCGCGACCGCCTCGGCGCCCGTCACCACGCGGCCGCTGAACATCAGCTCTTTCGCCCGCAGCGCCCCGATGCGGCGCGGCAGGCGCTGGCTCATGCCCCAGGTCGGGGTCATGCCGAACTTGCCGTGCGTGTCGGCGAAGCGGGCGGACTCCGCCGCGATCAGAAGGTCGGCGGCCAGCGCCAGCTCGAGCGCGCCGGTGTAGCAATGCCCCTGCACGGCGGCGATCACGGGCTGGGGCAGGCGCTCGATCAGGTCCAGGGTCTCGGCCTGGAAGTGGGGCGACGGGGCGCGCTCGCCGGCCTGGATCGCGCGCAGGTCGTTCCCCGCCGAGAACGAGCGGCCCGCGCCGCGCAGCACCACGCAGCCGACCCGGTCGACCTCGGTCGCGATCCGCTCGACGTGCGCCCGCAGCTCGGAAAACAGCTGGGGCGAGAGGGCGTTCAGCACCTCCGGACGCTGGAGACACAGGACGCTCACCCCCTCGGAATCGCTGCGCTCGACCAGGCTCGCCATGCGCGCAGTGTCGCACGGCGCGGCCGGGGTGTTCGTCCCAGCGTACAGAAGCGCGGCCCGCGGACGCGCCTCCGCGGCCGCCCCGCCTGGCACGCGGCTTGGAATCCCGGCCCTGGAGGAGCCGGCCCTTGCCCATTCACCCGCTGTATCCGGCGAGCTTCGCGCGCGATCCCGAGGATCGCGATGGACGCGGGATCGCGCTCGCGCCGAGCTCGGTGGCGGCCTTCGTCGGGCGCGCGGCGCGCGGCCCCATCGATACCCCCGTTTCACTCTTCGGCGCGGCCGACGCGCTGCGCGAGTTCGGCCCGGCGTCGAGTGAGTCTCCGCTGGGCCAGGCGCTGCGGGCCTTCTTCGCGCACGGCGGCACGCATGCGGTCGCGCTGCGCGTGGCGAGCGGTGCCCGGCCAGCGCAGCTCGGGCGCGGCACGCTGCGGCTCGAGGCCGCGAGCGCCGGCAGCTGGGGCAACCAGCTGCGCGTGCGGGTGCGGCGCCCGGAGCGCGACGGCTTCGAGCTCGAGCTGCGCGACGCGGGCACGGGCGCGTTCGAGCGCCACGGCCGGCTCGGCTTTGCCGACGACGCGCGGCGCGCAGACCGCGTGCTGCGCGCCGAGTCACGGCTGGTGCGCTGGGCGGCGCCGGCGCCCGATCCCAGCGAGTCACTGCCCGAGGCGACGGACTGGCTCGGCGT is part of the Myxococcota bacterium genome and harbors:
- a CDS encoding AAA family ATPase; protein product: MEHLEFFELPSDPFQNDADARFYYESAPQKRARLRLLRGIHQRKGLAVLEGGPGLGKTTLAHVVLRALEEKDYAAHYLSIPHESCASGWLLPNVARAFGVPVLAGQVSQLVDQIHAQLVAITTARRMPVLLIDEAQLFRNREAMEEFRGLLNLSHEGRKLISLVLFGLPELGELLKLDPPLAQRVEVRVEMSAMDWLESQAYVSHRLRLAGAAKPVFSPDALEALFRWSGGVPRVLNTLADNAIFEGFLTETRPVDSHLVQTAAQALGLLRVPSDSLPNIPPPAPAAPDLLSVTEVAMPTDARKAEPELPKPARQTMPVAKPSPAPAPAVSPAARGPKIELPADDEPELAAAADREDDGAPDWLEPLSPMPQDTPPDPTAKSVELEEEPALDLSAEEAEPELMDLEEVVAEDTTPPTPARPTRVTSTPALSSPLDAEVEAELDLTSDDDEPQLGVDSDDDGDVSLRSLMREDSSDGEEEAVLAELGPASAEPEDLAPVRRTTPQAKPSPLRPTPAKAVAARPAPAKPTPAKPAPAKVTPPRSRNAEDEFDLSGLVDEDEPSRPQPALAAPAKDDDDDLDALFDEIQIGDK
- a CDS encoding PQQ-dependent sugar dehydrogenase, translated to MRFGSALALAFGVLCAAGLARAQTCNLPARVPFAGHNFPLDTPPVSQPMTPVIAFPNLPLLNRPVYITYAPDGSNRLFVVEQPGTIEVLQNDPNVSSFQTFLNITDRVYTNDQEMGLLGLAFDPQFATNHYFYVNYTTVGAACLDGVRCSKVSRFTVPAATPNDADETSELEIIEYAQPYENHKAGMMAFGRDGDLWISTGDGGSGGDPQGNAQNVSSLLGKMLRIDPRTDAFPADPRKFYSIPPGNPYSAGGGGAPEWWARGLRNPWRWSFDRLTGDLVIGDVGQDAYEEVDYLTAAQVASPPAGGYNFGWNQCEGFHDYGNNSCSSIVSTPPIIEYGHTQDGGYSITGGFVYRGNSLPGLYGAYLYADFVSERIWSWNGILPAATTQVSSLNSPSSWGEDRDGELYITQLYQGRIWKLTFNSTPPAPFPSLLSQTGLFANTASLTPAPGLVEYDVNTPLWSDRALKRRWVALPAGQKVHFKADGSFDFPVGTALVKHFELPVSPTATRRLETRVFLRQVDRWTGFTYRWSADGSDATLLSDGGNQIFPVDPNGTGTTTAQRWHYPSPSECLVCHSAPEGRVLGPRAVQLNRSFSYSGISDNQIHAWSCLGMFDVPPQTASAYGAYAALGDTTRSVNARARSYLASNCAICHQPAGPAPSSMDLRSQLTLAELNAIGVAPSEGDLGLPSPQRIKVGVPEQSVVWYRQQSDDPNVRMPKLSAIPDPNALPLFDAWIRTGLTTLDSDDDGVVDSADNCPRTPNPSQDDGGSFGSSSPDGIGAACQCGDTSGDGRVDAADGPLIRAALAKLGAALSGPANARCDSPSDTGECTIVSWARIQKRLSGAAGAHDQSCRAATIRQP
- a CDS encoding enoyl-CoA hydratase/isomerase family protein — encoded protein: MASLVERSDSEGVSVLCLQRPEVLNALSPQLFSELRAHVERIATEVDRVGCVVLRGAGRSFSAGNDLRAIQAGERAPSPHFQAETLDLIERLPQPVIAAVQGHCYTGALELALAADLLIAAESARFADTHGKFGMTPTWGMSQRLPRRIGALRAKELMFSGRVVTGAEAVALGLANACVPDAELESRALGLARQIAGNSWFTLMTEKRLIRDGQSLGLDEALAHERKTSPGAGPDMRERLAKFQNR